CGAAGGACTCTAACCGAAAATTGGCTCTGTTTTAGCAGCAGTTCAGCCTTAGAATCCGCCGCAGAACTAACAAGAATTAACGGAATTCGATCGCTCTGTTTATAAGCGGAAATGGACTCTACCTGAAGCTGGAAGAAACCGGGCTGAAAATGGGGATTAAGTGCGCCATCGTATTCAAATTTGCTGAGCATGAGTTGAAAGGCGCGGATACGATCGGGTTTCAGCGGCACATTTTCCAGGGTGCGGGCACGGAAGACGGGAATCAGGGAAGCAAAGGGAAAACGAACGGTGATCCAGCGATCGCGAACGGTGTCAAACGAGGCGCAGTGTGCCACCCCATCCCAGTTGGTTTCGCCGCGCAGCATAAACTTATAGCGGTTGCCGTCCCCTTTGAGCCGCAGCTCGATGCCGTCATATTCAGAGAGGTCGATCGGCGGTTCTAGATTGCGGGTGCGGACGGAAGCAAATCCGCCGGAGTTTGCAGTGGAAACCTGTCCTGAAAATTCTGCGAAATTGCCGTTTAAGCGAATGCCGCTCTGACTCACGCCGCCCATCACCACGTCGTCCAGGGCACCCCAGATCTCAGAGAGATTGATGGACTGGTGGCTGAAATCAAAAATCGGCAAGCGACTATCCTGCTGTTCCGCCGCCTCTATTAGAAACCGCCCCGTTGGTTCTACCAGCGACTCTGATTCAATCGTCCCAAACGGCGAATGATTGCCCATTGCACAAACGATCGTCCCTACCCCTGCCAGAAGTTCCGCTGGAGGAGCCTGCTGGAGGTCAAGCTTTACCCACTCCACACCACTGCGATCGGGCTGGTAGGACAAATCCAGAGAGGCGGCACGAATCGGTTTACCCTGCGCTTGGAGGCAATCGACCAGGGCAGTGAGCAAATCACCCGTTCCGACAATCAAAATAGTCTGGGGCAAAGTAGTCTGGGTCTGAGTTGTTTGGGGCATAGCAGCAACATTAGAGGCAGCAGAAGGAGGCGAAGAAGGAGACGCAGCAAGATTCAGGGAGCGACTATCAACCGTTGGATCAGGACGACTGCCAAACCACTGCTGAAACCAGTCCATCTGACTCAAAATCGGTACTGCCCCAAAGTAGGACAGCGTTTTCACAAATCGACCCAAATCCCAGTTCGACGATTGACGAGTCATCTAATTTTCCCTCTCCCATCATCAACCCAACTCCCTCTATTCTCGCTTTCTCCACAAAAGCAGGGCGATCGACCTGAGGAGCGATCGGTTCTCCCCTGCTCCCTGCTCCCCTGCTCCTACCCATCCACTCCCCACTCCCGACACAATTCCCCCAAACAAGGGCATACTCGATCGCAGTTCGCGGCAATCCCTGCGGCGATCGAAGCTAATTTTCGCGAAGCAAAGCAACGGAAAGTCTGCTAAAAGTGAAGGCTGACGGCAAAAACCGATCTGATGGAGGTGCAATGCAATGAGCAATCGTGCTGGCGATTTTTACTCAGGAATGTCATCCCCAAACCCATCGGCAAATGCACTGCAAGCCGGATTACTTGCCCTGAAGCAGAAGGAATACAATCGGGCGATCGAGCTATTGGAAACCGTGGGGCAAACTGCATCGACCCGCAGCGATCGTCTGAAAGCCGAAATGGGACTGGTTAAAGCATACGCCCGCACCCAGCAACCGCAAAGGGCGATCGCACTCTGTCAAACCCTGTGCCGCAGCCAGAATTCCCAGGTGCAGAACTGGGCAACCCAAACCCTGAGCGATCTGGAACTCCGCTATGAGTCAATTTCAACACCAGGCTCCGCCGTACCCTACTGGTCGGATGAAACAGGGGCAAATTTAACGGGAATCGGCGAAACGGGGACAGACGAAACGGGATTCATGCCGCTGGAAGACGAAACGGGATTTATTCCGTCGGTGCTAACCTCTACGGCGTTTTCGCCTCCCCCAACCCCTGCTACTCCTGCTGCAAAAACTGAATCCACCCCCCAGCCTGTCCTACCGGAAGTGCAGCCTTCAACCAAGGGCAGTCAAGTGGCTTCCGTGCGAGTCGCAGCCGATCCGGAACCCTTGCCCAACCCAGTAGTATCGCAGCCGTTCGATTTTTCGGACTGGGGCACGGCTCAGC
This is a stretch of genomic DNA from Leptolyngbya ohadii IS1. It encodes these proteins:
- a CDS encoding CIA30 family protein — encoded protein: MTRQSSNWDLGRFVKTLSYFGAVPILSQMDWFQQWFGSRPDPTVDSRSLNLAASPSSPPSAASNVAAMPQTTQTQTTLPQTILIVGTGDLLTALVDCLQAQGKPIRAASLDLSYQPDRSGVEWVKLDLQQAPPAELLAGVGTIVCAMGNHSPFGTIESESLVEPTGRFLIEAAEQQDSRLPIFDFSHQSINLSEIWGALDDVVMGGVSQSGIRLNGNFAEFSGQVSTANSGGFASVRTRNLEPPIDLSEYDGIELRLKGDGNRYKFMLRGETNWDGVAHCASFDTVRDRWITVRFPFASLIPVFRARTLENVPLKPDRIRAFQLMLSKFEYDGALNPHFQPGFFQLQVESISAYKQSDRIPLILVSSAADSKAELLLKQSQFSVRVLRPAEGEAAGEVVEEVVQLIG